TAAAATTTCCGCATGAAAAAGTAAATATTCATTCGCGACATTTGTCTCATTAGTGCCTTTTTCGGGGCGACAAAAAGAAAATGTTTCATGATATATTTTCTCAGGCTCTTTTCGTCAGTGAAGGAACACGCGCATGTTGTCCTAATGAACGGGAAATCACCCGCATATTTCCGGCACAGTCTGCAAAACCCAAACACGAACGACGAATTTATATTGCCTATTGACCTGTGAATGATGTCCGCCCCGCATACCCATATTTTAGCGTGAGCCTTCGTCTTTGCCCTCATACATGTTTCAGCCGCGTAAAGGTGCCAGTTGTCGCAGGTCTCAGCGTCAAACGGATAATCCCGGAAATGACTCGTATGTCCGCCGAAAAAGCACTCATCAACGGTATCACATTCCATTATTCCGCCTTCAACATGATACCTTCCCGCAGGCATGAGGCTTCCGTCATAGGGGTGCGTCTGCATGATGTCCGTAATGACATGTGTTGACAGCTCAAATTTCACGCCAGCGATTCCGAGAATGTCATCACGGCCGATATTGGCGAGATATGACAGAAATTTTGACAGCACGCCGGGACTGTTCAGCAAAATATCTTGATGGGAGTAAATCACATACTCAGTATCAATTTCAGCGATGAGCGAATTATACGCCGCCGCGCAGGACGTGAAAGCATTGTTGCCGCGGTTATCTATGCCGACAATTTTGCAGGGGGCATCCTGAGCCTTCAGAGTGGCGAGAAATTCATTGTACATTTTCTCATTCGTCCAGCAGCAAACAACAGTAACATTACACATAAAATTTTCCCTCCAGCAACAAAAAATCCCCCGCGTTTCTCACAGGGGACTAAATTATTTCGTTATTTCACTGCTTCTGCTACGGCCTCTGCTACTTCCTGCGGCTTTGCTTGGCCTTTTGTTTCTTTCATGACGAGACCCTGAAGGAATTTCAGCTTTTTGCCCTTCTTGTCTTTCCCGGATTTAATCTCGTCCAAGACATCAGGATTCGCCGCGATTACTGACGCTACTATATCGGCGAGGGCGTTACCCGCTATGCCTCCCTCAGTGATTCCGAGAGCCTTCACAGCGTCATCAATGCTCAGTCCGTCAGCGCAAATCTTGTCGAAAACTTCCTTGCCCTGAGTCGTGGACAGTTTCCCGCCGTCAACACGCGCAACAATTCCGGCTAATGTCTCAGGCTTCACCGTGAAATCGGAAATCTTCTGTCCTCTCTCATTCAGGACGCGCAAAACTTCAGTGCGAACCCAGTTAGCAGCCCGGACAGGATTCGCCCCGGCTTTCACGCAGGACTCGAAATACGCCGCTAGATTCTTGTCGTCCGTCAGAACATCGGCAACTTCCTGCGGTATATTCCAGTCGTTGACATAGCGATTTGCTTTCACGTCAGGCATTTCCGGCATTCTTGCGGCGACTCTGTCTATCCAGTCCTGAGAGATATACAGCGGGGGCAGGTCAGGCTCAACGATAAACTTCCGGTAATTTTCCTTCACGCGTGATGATGACGTTATACCCTTTGCATCGTTCCAGTGGCGAGTCTCCTGAATCACTTCCCCGCCCTGAAGCATGATTTTTTTCTGCCTGACTATCTCATACTCTATCGCCCGCTCAAGTGCCTTAAAGGAGTTCATGTTCTTGACCTCGACTTTATGACCCCAGCGGCCGTCGGAACATTTCATTGAGACGTTAGCGTCAAATCTCATCATGCCCTTCTCAAGCTCGACATCTGAAGCTCCCGAATATATCACGCGCCGCCTAAGTGTAGTAACGTACTCGACAGCCTCAGCAGATGATGACACGTCCGGCTCTGATACGATTTCGGCCAATGGAGTCCCGGAGCGGTTGTAGTCGACATATGATGTGTCTGCGCCTTCGAGTCTTCCGTCTGACGCGCTGTGATGGAGGCTGCCAACGTCCTCCTCTAGGTGCATATGATGGACGCGAATCTTCTTGAGGTTTCCGTTTGCGTCGTGGACTTCAATATAGCCCGCTGTCGTGATAGGCAAATCGCACTGGCTGATCTGATGTCCTTTCGGCAGGTCAGGGTAGAAATATGATTTGCGGAAAAATAGCGACTTGGGACGGATTCCGCAGTTCATCGCGAACCCTGCAAGCATTCCCTGCTCTACGACATGATGATTCAGGTGAGGGAGAGTCCCGGGCAGGCCCATGCAGACCGGGCAAATGTTAGTGTTTGCGGGCGCGTCAGTGTTGGTTGAGCATGAGCAGAATAATTTTGAGTCGCTCTTCAGCCTTATGTGAATCTCAATCCCGATTACGGGCGTAAATGTAAGTTCGGCCATGATTATTTCACACCTCCGTCAGCAATTTTGGGAGTCCCTAAATGACGCTCAAGAATCACGCCTGCGTCAAGAATTTCAGAGTCGCTCCACCTCGGCCCGATAAGCTGAAGCCCTACAGGAAGATTCCCCGCGTAGCCCGTGAAGAATGACAGCCCAGGAAGCCCCGCGAGATTCACCGGCAGCGTGTACAAATCCGCCTCATATCCCTTCATTGCGTCATCGTCCTTTTCGCCGACCTTGCCCGGCATTGAAGGCGTTACGGGCTGAAGTATGTAGTCAGTCTCAGAGAATGCCCGCGAAAATTCCTGCGCTATGAGAGTCCTAACCTTTGTGGCCGCAACGTAATACTCCTCGCACCTTGTCGGCTCTGTCAGGCACGTTCCTGCGATGATTCTGGCTTTGACCTCCGCGCCGAAACCGTAAGACCGTACTCGCTCGAACATCTCCTTGATTCCGCGTGCGTCCTTCACCGTGTAGCCGAGCCGGACTCCGTCGTAGCGTTCAAGGTTAGTATGAGCTTCCGACATTGCCAAGGCGTAATAGCAGGCCACCGCGTATTTTGACACGACCGGGAGCGAAATTTCCGTGATGATTGCGCCCTCGTCCTGCAATATTTTCGTGACTCTCTTCATTGCGTCTGCTATGGGTGCGTCAAGAGTGAAGCCCTCAAATTCTTTCACGACAGCAATTTTTTTCCCCTTTATGCTGACGTTCTCATTATGCGCGAAATTGTGCGGCCTGTCCCTGAAACTTGACGAGTCCATAGGGTCATGGCCGGAAATTACCGACATAACAAGCTGTAAATCTCTCACAGTCCTTGCGAACGGGCCAATCTGATCCAGTGATGAGCCGTAAGAAATTAGGCCGTACCTGCTCACCATTCCGTATGTGGGTTTGAGGCCGTATACACCGCAGTAGCTTGCAGGCTGACGGATTGAACCGCCCGTATCACTTCCGAGCGAGAAAGGAACGTAACCCGCGCTGACTGCCGCGGCACTTCCTCCCGATGACCCGCCCGGGACTCTCGTTATGTCGTTGGGATTGAGTGTCGGCCCGAAAGCTGAATTTCCGCAGGTGTTGCCCATCGCGAACTCGTCCATGTTGGCCTTGCCCATGAGGACAGCTCCGGCTTCCTTCAGGCGCGCCCATGCTGTAGCGTCATACGGCGGTCTCCAATTCCCAAGAATGCGGCTTGCGGCGGTTGTCCTGAGTCCCTTTGTGCAGAGGTTATCTTTGATGACTGTCGGAATCCCTGATAATTCTCCGTCTTTGTGGGCGGGCATTGTGTCATCTGTGCGTGTGATTAGGGCGTGAATATTGCCCTCGCATTTGTCGATACGGTTTTTGCATGATGTGAATATTTCTGACGCTGAGAATTTCCCGGCCTTGAGTCCTTCCGTCAGCATCCATAAATTAAGCTCGTAAAGTTCCATCTGTGATTATTCCTCCATTATGCGCGGGACTTTGAAGTATGAGCCGTCTACATGCTCGCTCTCGTGGAGGATTGCTTCATTGTCCGGGAAGGGTATTACCTTGTCTTCACGCAGGGGGCATTCTATAGCCTCCGCAAAGCTGAACGGCTCAACGTCCTTCAGGTCAAGCTCCTTAAAGCACTGGAGAGCGTCAAGAAAGCTGTTGATGTAGCGCACAGCCCCGGATAATTCCTCCTCCGTAAGCAGAAGCCGGGACTCTAATGCGATCTCGTTTACTTCTTCTCTTGTTAAGCTCACGTGATAATTGCTCCTTTTGTGATGTGGATTTTTCCGCGTGTATTATATCAGCCGCAATTCTGCCTGAGACTTTGCGCTTTCCTTTTTCCGCGCTGACAATGCCAAGCTGACAAGCCCAAAATTATGCAGGCCGTTTATGGCGGAGCTTATTGCCCGGGATAATTCCTCGCACTCTTCAATCTCGCGCTTTCCCTCCGAGCCGGATGATTTTACGTACTCTTTGTAGTCATTCCATGTTCGCACTGTTGAGCCTCCTCAAATAGTCGTCCCGTTCGCGTTTTGCTTTCTCGATTTCACGGCGGGGAGTCTTTTTTGTCTTTTTGCGGAAATGGTGAAGGAGAACGAACGTATTATCATGGCAGAAAAAGTAAAGCACTCTGTTGTTTCCCGGCCTAAGCTCCCATATATCTTCGTCAATATGCTTTGTGATAACTTCAGGAAGCCTTGTGCCGTTATCCTCCAGCATCTGTATGTGAAGAATAATCTGTCTGTACTGTATGCGCGAGTCTTTGTTTGCCGGCGATGAAAGTCTCAGAGCCTCGATAAAATTCCACAGTTCGCTTTCTCCGTTCTCTTTCTCGTAGAATACTACCCTGAACATTTACTTCCTGCCCAAGAGATAATCCACGTACTGACGCGCCGCCCTGCCTGTCATGCCTCCATGCCTTATCTCCCATCTGTCAGCCCCGGCAATCAATTCACCATCATCGACCGCAAGCCCGGACTTTTCCGCAAGACTCCGCACAATCTCATGATACGTTTTCCGCATGGGACTCGAATAATTTATCGCAATCCCGAATCTTGAGGCAAGCGATAATTTCTCCTCCACTGTGTCAGAGCGGTGAATGTCCCCGTTATGCTCCATATCATCGCGATCCTTCCACACTTCCCGCACTATATGACGGCGGTTTGACGTGGCATAAATCAGCACATTGTCCGGGCGCGACTCTATTCCCCCCTCGATTACGGCCTTCAGGTATTTATACTCTACCTCGTGTTCCTCGAACGACAAATCATCAATGAACAGTATAAACTTGTAGTTGCGCCTGCGTAATTTTGTGATTATGGCCTGAATGTCTTTCATCTGATGCTTGAATATCTCTATCACACGGAGTCCCTGCGCGAAATATTCATTGAGGATAGCTTTGACGCTCGTAGATTTTCCCGTACCGCCGTCCCCGTAAAGAAGCACATTATTTGCCGGCCTCCCGGAAATGAACGCTTCCGTGT
This is a stretch of genomic DNA from Synergistaceae bacterium. It encodes these proteins:
- the gatB gene encoding Asp-tRNA(Asn)/Glu-tRNA(Gln) amidotransferase subunit GatB produces the protein MAELTFTPVIGIEIHIRLKSDSKLFCSCSTNTDAPANTNICPVCMGLPGTLPHLNHHVVEQGMLAGFAMNCGIRPKSLFFRKSYFYPDLPKGHQISQCDLPITTAGYIEVHDANGNLKKIRVHHMHLEEDVGSLHHSASDGRLEGADTSYVDYNRSGTPLAEIVSEPDVSSSAEAVEYVTTLRRRVIYSGASDVELEKGMMRFDANVSMKCSDGRWGHKVEVKNMNSFKALERAIEYEIVRQKKIMLQGGEVIQETRHWNDAKGITSSSRVKENYRKFIVEPDLPPLYISQDWIDRVAARMPEMPDVKANRYVNDWNIPQEVADVLTDDKNLAAYFESCVKAGANPVRAANWVRTEVLRVLNERGQKISDFTVKPETLAGIVARVDGGKLSTTQGKEVFDKICADGLSIDDAVKALGITEGGIAGNALADIVASVIAANPDVLDEIKSGKDKKGKKLKFLQGLVMKETKGQAKPQEVAEAVAEAVK
- the gatA gene encoding Asp-tRNA(Asn)/Glu-tRNA(Gln) amidotransferase subunit GatA, yielding MELYELNLWMLTEGLKAGKFSASEIFTSCKNRIDKCEGNIHALITRTDDTMPAHKDGELSGIPTVIKDNLCTKGLRTTAASRILGNWRPPYDATAWARLKEAGAVLMGKANMDEFAMGNTCGNSAFGPTLNPNDITRVPGGSSGGSAAAVSAGYVPFSLGSDTGGSIRQPASYCGVYGLKPTYGMVSRYGLISYGSSLDQIGPFARTVRDLQLVMSVISGHDPMDSSSFRDRPHNFAHNENVSIKGKKIAVVKEFEGFTLDAPIADAMKRVTKILQDEGAIITEISLPVVSKYAVACYYALAMSEAHTNLERYDGVRLGYTVKDARGIKEMFERVRSYGFGAEVKARIIAGTCLTEPTRCEEYYVAATKVRTLIAQEFSRAFSETDYILQPVTPSMPGKVGEKDDDAMKGYEADLYTLPVNLAGLPGLSFFTGYAGNLPVGLQLIGPRWSDSEILDAGVILERHLGTPKIADGGVK
- a CDS encoding aspartyl/glutamyl-tRNA amidotransferase subunit C, which translates into the protein MSLTREEVNEIALESRLLLTEEELSGAVRYINSFLDALQCFKELDLKDVEPFSFAEAIECPLREDKVIPFPDNEAILHESEHVDGSYFKVPRIMEE
- a CDS encoding type II toxin-antitoxin system RelE/ParE family toxin, coding for MFRVVFYEKENGESELWNFIEALRLSSPANKDSRIQYRQIILHIQMLEDNGTRLPEVITKHIDEDIWELRPGNNRVLYFFCHDNTFVLLHHFRKKTKKTPRREIEKAKRERDDYLRRLNSANME
- a CDS encoding ATP-binding protein; the encoded protein is MCVLLAYEAPADSMIVRLSTAFSSDDTLEIHILFHELITEAFRNTYASGNIWQNYLTHFILSNENFFSLACERRDPPQGSLKDIAIHDFEVFMRLFALDNEHLRYIDNFREDTPQNSPVCEISKAIAESRSARKIFDIVTNWYRLHGVGYFSTRKAFRYDGGKFVALNNANVGSVVLSDLVGYEAQKSELRANTEAFISGRPANNVLLYGDGGTGKSTSVKAILNEYFAQGLRVIEIFKHQMKDIQAIITKLRRRNYKFILFIDDLSFEEHEVEYKYLKAVIEGGIESRPDNVLIYATSNRRHIVREVWKDRDDMEHNGDIHRSDTVEEKLSLASRFGIAINYSSPMRKTYHEIVRSLAEKSGLAVDDGELIAGADRWEIRHGGMTGRAARQYVDYLLGRK